Below is a genomic region from Candidatus Cloacimonadota bacterium.
TTCATATACTTTTTTTGCAGATCGCTATAACAAGTATATGGCACATGTGGATTATGACAAATGGTTCAATTTGTTAAAACTATGGCACAAAACTTATGCCAAAACACCATGTAGAAGAGTATTGGAACTGGCGTGTGGAACTGCTGCAGTAGCATCTCGGTTTGTTCAAAACGGATGTGAAGTTTTTGCCAGTGACATTTCTGCTCAGATGCTTGAAAATGCATCAAAACGCCCGCTAAAGCCTTTTCTCTATCAAGCTTCTCTTACAGATCCTATTCCTTATCTGGAATTAGATTTGATCTTTTGCTTATTCGATAGCATCAACTATCTTAGCTCTTTGCAAGAAATTAAGATCTGCTTTGATGTAGTAGAGAAAGCTTTAAGTAGTGATGGCTTGTTTATATTTGATATTTCTACCCTGCTTAACAGCATTGAAAATTTTAGCGATAACTGCAATCTTAGCCGTGAGAAAGAAGGGATGATGATTCATGAAGCATATTATGAACCGGGGAAGCGAAAACAAATTTCACGTCTGGAGCTATTTCAAGAATGGGGAGCTGCATACATTCATCAAAGTGAGACCCATGTTCAAAGAGTATATTTGGTGAGTGAAATAATGGACATAGTAAATTCGAGCAACCTGAGTTTGAAGGCTATCCATTCTGTTGAAAACAAAGGGAATCTCTATCCCAAAAAGTTGCAGGGCCTAGATCATCGATATTACCGCCTCTTTTTTGTGTTAAGCAAGAAATGAATCATCTTCT
It encodes:
- a CDS encoding class I SAM-dependent methyltransferase; this encodes MKLRLLSDKLSVPNPSEILKVGAHLMWEQQDDCNDAPSFDEQIMDICLSFSLASKLWHDCPTIHVSRQFLLLYLPYSLPDEFVEVLRGTDLYVFEEDVAVKHHLQGQTINCVYWLSEFYNKRRGSKALLCSRKNLVQSILCSAPLSFVHFIYTDSGFQMCLGSELYENRKDFLYEAWAKAEQVCLNLGANKRFSLFTVQGVLGMQSNASYTFFADRYNKYMAHVDYDKWFNLLKLWHKTYAKTPCRRVLELACGTAAVASRFVQNGCEVFASDISAQMLENASKRPLKPFLYQASLTDPIPYLELDLIFCLFDSINYLSSLQEIKICFDVVEKALSSDGLFIFDISTLLNSIENFSDNCNLSREKEGMMIHEAYYEPGKRKQISRLELFQEWGAAYIHQSETHVQRVYLVSEIMDIVNSSNLSLKAIHSVENKGNLYPKKLQGLDHRYYRLFFVLSKK